One Baekduia alba genomic window, ACTGGATCGGCGAAAGATAATTTGGGACGACTTCGATCGGGCAGTCGCATTCGCAGGCCCAGCGACTCGCGAGACCTTGTGACGTCGTGGTGAGGATGTGCGCACGACGCATCATGTGGGTCTGACCGCGGAAATCCAACTCGCCTTTCGCGCCGCCGATCGCCTTGTACGTCTCCGCCTCCTTCGGCGCTAGGCGGATGTCATCGTCGTTGTCGTAAGTGATCGCAACGCCACGGGCACGGAGGTCGTCGACGCACTTGATGACGCCCCGATCGGCCCGGCGGTAGACGTGGACCACGTCGCAGCTGAACAACTGGTCGTAGCGCAGTTTGCGCCTGAGGTCGTACTCGAGCATCTGGACCTGATGGCCTCCGCGCGCGCGCAATGCCTCCGCCGGCCAAACTGCTCGATAGTTCGCGTTGGGCACTTCCGTGGTGTACACGACCCCAACTCTCACTCCCCACCTCCTCGGACACGATCCGCCATCACGATGCTAGACGTGCTGAATAGGTGAGGGCAACGACCACGCGAACGCCAGCGCTGCCAATTCGGCAGACCTAGGCTGGAGCGGCGCCGCCACCAGCAACGGGTGGCTCCGCGCTCCACGGGAAGTCGATCCAACGGTCGGTCTGGCGCCAGACGTAGTCGCACTTGACGATCGAGTGGGGCTTCTCATACAGCACCGCCGTGCGAACCTCGGCGACCTTGCCACTGCAAAAGCCCTGAACCACTTCGAGGGTGCGCCCAGTGTCGGCCACGTCGTCAACGATCAACATCTTGCTGTCGCCAAGATCGACGAGCTCGGGCGCAGGCGGGAGCACCATCGGGACATCGAGACGCTGGTCGACGTCGGTGTAGAACTCGACGTTCATCGCGCACGAGTTCTTGACGCCAAGCGCATAGGCGACCGCGCCACCAGGAAGAAGCCCGCCCCGCGCGATCGCAAGCACGATGTCGGGCTGCCAGCCGCTGTCAGCAACAGCCTGCGCCAGATGGCGCGACGCCTCGCCGAGATGCGTCCACGTCATGACCTCGCGTGGCCGCGAGTCGGTGGTCTTGTCCAGCGCGTGCGAGGCCTCCATGTCACCAGCGTAGCCCTCTCGTCGATCTAGCGCAGACCGTTGACAAGCAGGCAAGTCTATGCCGATCGGACCCAGGATCGTTTGCGACAACACCGTTGCATGCGCGATCCTCGAAGCATGCGGATCGGAGCGATGTTCGAGCCAACAGCAGCTGCCTACTACCGCGGGGTATACCCGCTGGAGGCGATGGAGCGTCGCGGCCACGAGATCGTGTGGCCGCACGACGACAGCGGTGATCCGAAGCTCGACGAACTCGAAGCATGCGACGCCGTCTTTGTGTTCCGTCGCAGCGAGGATCATCTCCGGCGCTCCCTGAAGCGCCTGTCCGAGCGCGGAGTCGCCATCGTCTGGGACACCGATGACGACCTGTCCGCGATCCCAAAGCATAGTCCTACATACAAGAACGTCGGCGCGCTAAAGGGCCAGCGGCGCTTCGCAGACACTGTCCGTATGGCGCGGACAGCGGACGTGATGACCACGACCACCGACACGATCCGGGCGAAGTACGAGCGCAACGGCGTAACCAACATCGCGGTCATCGAGAACTGCCTCAATCGCCGCAGCTGGCGCCGATCACAACGTCACTCGGGCATCGTCATCGGGTGGATCGCCGGCGTGGAGCACACCGAAGACCTGGTGCAGCTCAGATTGCGTGATGTGTTGGCGAACGTCGTGTCCGCGCATCCGAATGTCCGCGTCGAGAGCGTCGGTGTGGATATTGGGCTCCCGGAGCGCTACACGCGCCAGCCGGTCGCGCACTTCGACGATCTTCCGAAGCACATGGCCCGCTACGACATCGGGCTCGCCCCACTCTGCGACATCTTGTTCAACAACGCCCGATCGAACATCAAGCTCAAGGAGTACGCAGCGTCTGGTGTCGCGTGGCTCGCTTCGCCCCGGAAGCCGTACCAAGGGTTCGGCGAGAAGCATGGGGGCTTACTCGTAGAAGATTGCGATTGGGAGCAGGCAATCGAGCGACTTGTCCGCGATAAGAAGTTGCGCAAGAAGCTGGGGCGCAACGGCAAGGCCTGGGCGTTGTCGCAGACGATCGACGCGGCGGCCGACCAGTGGGAACAGGTCTTTGAGACCGCTGTGAAGCGCGCGACCCTCGCGCGCTCCGCCGCCGTTTAGACGTACGTTCCAGTACGACGTGCTCCACGGTCCGGGCCTCCGGGGCTCGTGGAGAAGGCGTCTCAGCACATCACGAGCGGACGTCTACGAGGTGATGACACGGGGACCTCGGAACGCCGCTGCTAAGCGCGACGGCTTCGGGCGAGTCACGGCGGACGGCCTTCCGAGCAGCGACAGGGGCGCCCTTTCGGGCGCCCCTGTTGTCCTGCGTTGATCGCCATTCGCTCGGACCCTTAGGAGAGCCGGGCGGTGGTCGATCCGACTGCTAGTGGACGCTCGCCTGCGTGGCGGCGCGATCGCCCTGCTTGAACCCACCGGTCAGGGTGGCGCTGTTCCTACCAGCGGCGGAGGGCAGGCCCTCCTTGAGGTTCACGGCGGCGGTGATCAGGATCTTGTCCAGCGGCAGGTAGCCACAGTTGCTGGCTGCCGGCACGGAGAACGCGTTGTCGACCAACTTGACACCCGTGGCGGTCACGACGGTGCCATCGGGCGTGCTGCTCGTCAGCCCCGAGCTGCCCCTGATCGGCGTCGTGCCGGCCGGGGGAGTGGTGAGGCCAGTGGTCAGCTTGAACGTGACCGGGCTCGACGACGAGCCGATGTAGCAGCTCGGGCCCAGGAACGGGTTCTCGAGGTGGATCCGGACCGGCAGCTGAACGGTCGAGCCCTCCTCGATGAGGTAGTTGAAGTAGTCGAACTTGACTGGACCGACGAGCTCAGCCGTTGCGTACACGTCGTTCGCCGCGGCGACCGCGTTGTTGAACGCGTCGATGAGGAAGCCGGACCAGCCCCCGGTGCTCACGAGGCCGAGAAGGCCACCCGGAACCTTGAGCGGGGTCTTGACCAGCGTGTCGGCGCCGACCGCGTTGAACCACGTCGTCGTCAAGTCATCGTTCAGCGAGAAGCCGCCCTGAAGCACGACGGGCGTGGACGAGGTGACCGGCACGTTTGCGTTACCCAACTGGAACGCCCCACCCGTGGAGGTGGACACCAGGCACGACTGGACCGCGGTGTTCGTGTACGGGCAGTACTTGAACGGGGCGTACACGCCCGTCGGCGCGGCCGCCATTGCCGACGACGAAGCGGCGAGCACGCCAATGGCGACTGCTGCCGTCACGAGCGGCTTTACGGACATCTTGATCCGCATAGAACCCTCCTGTTGATTAGTGCAACCGAATCGCGGGCGCAGGAGACCGAGCGACCATTCAGGCCAGTCCGTCTCAAGTTCTCTCCCCACGGACCGGCGTGGTGCTCCGCGCGTGACCTTCGCGCTTACCGGTCCGTCAGATCATACCTGCACTTGTTTCCCGTAGTCAATAGACACACTAGTGTTTTGGTGTGGTCGATAAACCACAAAGGGGCACCATGCGGTGCCCCTTCGGGTTTGAGCGATGCCGGGCCGGATGTCAGCGCCGGACGGTCACCAACTTCTTGACATTGACGACCTTGCCGCCGCGCGGACGATAGCCCACCGTCAGCGTCAATCGGATCGTGCCGTGACGCTTCAGCGTCGCTCGCGCCTTCGGCGTGAGTCTCGCGGAAATCGACGCTTCGTCGGCGGCCTTCAAGGTGCGCGAAGCCTTGCTGATCATCCCGGAGCCGCTCAGCGTGAGCTTTCCGGCGCCGAGGTTCGCGACGCGCAGCGTGACGGCGCTTGACGTGGCCTTCGTCTTCGTGACTGTGGGCTTGCAGCCATCGACCTTGACCTGCGTTGTCGAGACCTCGACCTGGCCGTTTTGCCCAGTGAAGCGGCTGTCGATCGTCTTGTCGCGATCGCATGTTCCCGGGCGGCCCGAAACCACGATGATTCCGTGCTTACCGCCGTTGATCTTGAGGCTGAACTGCGAGATCGGTGCGTCCGGGATGTCACGGAACGTGGTCACAAGGCGCTTGATCGCGTCGACGTTGGAATCCGCGTTGACGTCGATGGTCACCCCATCGCCCGACAGTGGGATCCAAAGCTTCGGCAAGGTCGCGATGACGCGGCCTGACGGACTCTTCCGCGTACCCTCGACGAAATACACCGGCCCGCTGAGCGGGTGCGGCAGCACAGACACCGCCGTGGCGGTTCCGACGATCGAGGCCTTCGGGCACGCCAGGGCCGCCCGCTGCGCGGGCTTGCACAGCGCCTGTGCGTTGTCCGGGTCGAGCGCAACGGAGAGCGGGAGCTTCACCTCCGCCCTCGCGAGATTCGCGCCGCCCTGAACGTCTGTGAGCTTGGCCGTGATCCCCGGATGAGTGCCGTCGGTCGTGGAGCGCTTGCCGGTGAACTGAAGCGCGAGCTTCTGCCGCAGGTCGAGATCGCCGCAACCGCCGATCTTGAACAGCGCGACCTGCTGGCTTGTGGCGCCTCCCAACGCCCCGAAGCTCCCGAACACACCCGAGGGCTTGCAGCTCGTCGGGTTGAACATGAACTTGGGTCGGTCGATCGAGAGGCTGACTTGCCGCAGCCGCAGCGGGATGCCTTGGATGATCGTCGGCAACGGATCCGACTTGACCGTCACGTGGGCATCGGTTCGGTCGACGTAGATGCCAGCCCGAACGACGACAACGCCGAGGTCGAACGGCCCTGCCTGACCGGCCGTTGGGACGGCGATCGAGAGGCCGAACGGCGCGTCCTTGTAGGGACCGGTCAAATACACGCGGCCCGTGAGCGCCAGCGGCTGAGCTCCAGGACCGGCCAGGGTCGATACGGTTCCGACGGCGCTGTTTGCCGGGCATGCACCGGTCACAGCCGGGCCGGCGCCGCATTGCGTGACCGAGCCGATCCGAGCGAGCATGCCAGCTGGCAGCACAGCATCGATCGACGACAGGTAAGGCGTGCGATCAGCGCGGGTGAGCGTGAACACGAACGGCGAGTCCTGGCCGGCGAGCGGGTTCGTCATCCCCGCGGTGAAGGACGGGGCGAACGCCGGGCTGTCACAGCCCTGGTCGATCGCCATCGGCGTGTCGAGAGCGACCACGTTGTCCGACGCCCAAGAGGTAATCTCGGTACGCGTCGTGTAGTTACCGCAGCTCGGGGGTGTCGCCAGCGGCGCCTGCGAACCGCCTTGCAGGCTCACGCGCATGTGAGAGAACGGCAGCTGCGGCGTGTTGTCGAACGTCGCGGTCAGCTGACCGGTCACCTGGTCCAGATCGACGCGACCCGGCAGCTTCAGGTAGAAGCCGGGTCCCTTCGCGGCGATGTACATCGCGATCAGCGAGCGGAACGGGTTGTCGGTCTGCGTAGCGAGAATGATGTCGCCGTGCAATGGATCAGGCAACAGCGGCGTGTCGATGGTGACGCTGCCGATCTTGGCCGAGTCGGGACACGCAGGGGCATCGTTGGTTCCGAGGCCGATCTGCGTTGGCGTGCATGCGCCGAGTCCAGCGGCGGACGACGGGGAGACGGACATCCCCTTTGGGAATGCGATCGCCACCTTGCGCACATGGGCTGTAGCCAAGCCATCGGGGGCGGCGGCTTGCGGCACGTCGATGTCGACGTTGAGCCCAGTGGGTGCGTCAGCCGTGTGGGAGAGCGGCTGAACGTTGACGGAAGGATCGAACCCGACACGCTCGCAACCGTCGATCATGAAGGGGGTCCCGTCGAGATCGGACGAGAGCACGCGGGTATCAAACGCGCCAGGGTGCTCCCAGCTGTCACCCCGCATCGTGAACGACATCGGGGTGCCTGGGCACGACGTCGGAAGGCTCAAGAACGGCAGCCGCGGCTGGCTCGTGGACACCGCTTGCTGACCGTCCACCTCAGGCGCGCCACGAGGCTGACGATCGAAGTCGTGCGCCGGATCGGCGGGCACGCCCCAGAGGTGCAGTGTCACCGCCTGGATCGCGACCGCCTGGGAGATGCTGAAGCTCCCCGACGAGATGCCGTAGTCACCAGGGCGCACACGTGCATCGATGACGGCCACGGTGCCGAGGTAGAAGAACCCGAACCGCGCCGGGACGTTCGGGCCGTGAGCGATGTTGTAGACGCCGACCCGCAGCGGCTGCGGTCCGCTGGGCCCGCCGATCTCGAGGTCAGCGACACCGATCTGCGCGTCTACTGGGCAATTGGGGAAGGCCTGCCCGGGGTTGGCGAGCTCCGTCGGTGAGCATGTCGGGAACGGTGTCGGATCGCCCACCAGTCCGAGAGGCAGATCGACGTCGACCGACCGCACGGCCTCCGGGGGCCCGGGGATCGCTTCGCCGTCGTGGACGGTCGTGGTGTCCAGCGGCAGAGAGAACTTGACCGCAAGGTCGGGGTGCGAACCCGCCTGACGGTCGAATGTCCCGTCGAGATTCGAGAGCGAAACGCCGGCTTGCTCGAACTGGAAGTTCGCTCGCGCCACGCTGGCTGCTGCCATCGAGAACAGCACGAGGGCCAGAAGAGCGGAGAGGAGGACGAACCGGCCGCGACGCACGGTGAACATCATGTTGGTCATGGTCATCGCCTACTTGCCGAGGGTCCGGGAGATCTTGGAGACCGAGGTGCCCCACCCGCCGGCGAGCGAGATGCGCGCAGACACCTTGAAGCTGCGATGCGCGCGCCGAAGGGAACGAGCCTTCTTGCTCAATGGCACGACCAGTCGGTAACTACCGGCTTTCGCCGCGTTCCGGACGGTGCTCGTCAGCCGTGAGCCACTCACGCGCACCCGCCCTCGCTGGGAGACCCGGACAGTGATGTGCATGGCCTTGGAAGTGAACGAGACCGTCGCGACCGAGACACGAGCCTTCGTCTGGTTGGTGCGGCTCTTGGTCGATGCCGCTGATTGCGCCGGCCCTGGTGCGGGGGCGCTGCTCACCGGCCCCGGGGTTGGCTCGACGCACTCGCTCTTCGCACACGCCGCACGCGGCGCGGGCGACTGCCCGGGGAACCCGCCGCCAAG contains:
- a CDS encoding phosphoribosyltransferase, translated to MEASHALDKTTDSRPREVMTWTHLGEASRHLAQAVADSGWQPDIVLAIARGGLLPGGAVAYALGVKNSCAMNVEFYTDVDQRLDVPMVLPPAPELVDLGDSKMLIVDDVADTGRTLEVVQGFCSGKVAEVRTAVLYEKPHSIVKCDYVWRQTDRWIDFPWSAEPPVAGGGAAPA
- a CDS encoding glycosyltransferase family protein, whose product is MRIGAMFEPTAAAYYRGVYPLEAMERRGHEIVWPHDDSGDPKLDELEACDAVFVFRRSEDHLRRSLKRLSERGVAIVWDTDDDLSAIPKHSPTYKNVGALKGQRRFADTVRMARTADVMTTTTDTIRAKYERNGVTNIAVIENCLNRRSWRRSQRHSGIVIGWIAGVEHTEDLVQLRLRDVLANVVSAHPNVRVESVGVDIGLPERYTRQPVAHFDDLPKHMARYDIGLAPLCDILFNNARSNIKLKEYAASGVAWLASPRKPYQGFGEKHGGLLVEDCDWEQAIERLVRDKKLRKKLGRNGKAWALSQTIDAAADQWEQVFETAVKRATLARSAAV